In Comamonas sp. lk, the following proteins share a genomic window:
- a CDS encoding TatD family hydrolase yields the protein MSVWIDTHCHLDAPEFAADRDAVRDLARAAGVAHLLIPAVERSHWQQVIALAHRHGDSYALGIHPLFTPAAKEADIQALRELLQQQRSDPHLVAVGEIGLDFFVPGLDAERQIWFYEQQIKLARELDLPVILHVRKSSDRLLKTLRHHPVVGGIAHAFNGSAQQAQAFIDLGFKLGFGGALTYERALKLRELAACLPLDSLVMETDAPDIPPHWLYTTAESRAQGQAQGRNSPAELPRIAEQVAQLRGMEVQALAQACTANARAALGGLPAFKMQG from the coding sequence CCGGAGTTCGCCGCCGATCGCGATGCCGTGCGCGACCTGGCCCGGGCTGCTGGCGTGGCGCATCTGCTGATTCCTGCCGTGGAGCGCAGCCATTGGCAGCAGGTGATAGCGCTGGCCCACCGCCATGGCGACAGCTATGCCCTGGGCATTCATCCTTTGTTCACGCCAGCCGCAAAGGAGGCCGATATTCAGGCCCTGCGCGAATTGCTGCAGCAGCAGCGCAGCGATCCGCACTTGGTGGCGGTGGGCGAGATTGGACTGGATTTTTTTGTGCCGGGTCTGGATGCCGAGCGGCAGATCTGGTTTTACGAGCAGCAGATCAAGTTGGCGCGTGAGTTGGATCTACCCGTCATCCTGCATGTGCGCAAATCCAGCGATCGCTTGCTCAAGACCTTGCGCCATCACCCGGTGGTGGGCGGTATTGCCCATGCTTTCAATGGCAGCGCCCAGCAGGCGCAGGCGTTTATCGATCTGGGCTTCAAGCTGGGCTTTGGTGGCGCGCTGACTTATGAGCGTGCGCTCAAGCTGCGCGAGCTGGCGGCCTGTTTACCGCTAGACAGTCTGGTGATGGAAACCGACGCGCCCGACATTCCCCCGCACTGGCTCTACACCACGGCCGAGAGCCGGGCTCAGGGCCAGGCCCAGGGCCGCAACAGCCCGGCCGAGCTGCCGCGCATTGCCGAGCAGGTGGCGCAGCTGCGCGGCATGGAGGTGCAGGCCCTGGCCCAGGCTTGCACGGCCAATGCACGGGCGGCCTTGGGGGGACTGCCGGCTTTCAAGATGCAGGGATAA
- a CDS encoding DNA-deoxyinosine glycosylase, whose translation MLSDHSGPEPRRWQGLEPVADGRTQALVLGSFPGLRSLQLQQYYAHPQNQFWPLLQALWPQHPQPPREDYAGRCEWLLARGLGLWDVYASCERAGSLDSAIRAAEVNDFAGLRLLCPQLRLALHNGGESYKHARQLQGQGLEVVKLPSSSPAHASWSFDQKLQSWREALSAHGLL comes from the coding sequence ATGCTTTCTGATCATTCGGGGCCGGAGCCCAGGCGCTGGCAAGGGCTGGAGCCTGTCGCTGACGGGCGCACCCAGGCCCTGGTGCTGGGCAGCTTCCCGGGCCTGCGCTCGCTGCAGCTGCAGCAGTATTACGCCCACCCGCAAAACCAGTTCTGGCCGTTGCTGCAGGCTTTGTGGCCGCAGCATCCCCAGCCGCCACGCGAGGATTACGCCGGCCGCTGCGAATGGCTGCTGGCGCGGGGACTTGGCCTGTGGGATGTGTATGCCAGTTGCGAGCGCGCAGGCAGTCTGGACAGCGCCATTCGCGCCGCCGAAGTCAATGATTTTGCGGGCTTGCGCCTGCTGTGTCCTCAGCTGAGGCTGGCGCTGCACAACGGCGGCGAAAGCTACAAACATGCGCGCCAGCTGCAAGGTCAGGGGCTGGAGGTGGTCAAGCTGCCATCCAGCAGCCCGGCCCATGCGAGCTGGTCATTCGATCAAAAACTGCAGTCCTGGCGTGAGGCTTTGTCGGCCCATGGACTGCTATGA
- a CDS encoding spermidine synthase, whose translation MIRKTRGGAKPAHEPHSDGGALELPEVSVSDDGEVRYLHLGTPWVQGSMCIKQPFEIDLEYVQRMMGWLMFVEPAAVTQRHAMQLGLGAAAITKFCHKKLRMKTTAIEINPQVLAVCRSWFKLPPDSSTLQVVLADAAQEIKKPQWQGTVDALAVDLYDHEAAAPVLDSAEFYADCRNLLTEDGIMTVNLFGRSSSFDKSLAQMAQAFGEEALWAFKPTREGNTVVLAQRTPRALDAAALQAASEVVQARWDLPTGRWPKVFGPAKDAGASPKAAKPKTAKAAGAGAKKA comes from the coding sequence GTGATTCGTAAAACCCGTGGCGGGGCCAAGCCCGCCCATGAACCCCACAGTGACGGCGGCGCGTTGGAGCTGCCCGAAGTCAGCGTCTCCGACGACGGCGAGGTGCGCTATCTGCATCTGGGAACGCCCTGGGTGCAGGGCTCCATGTGCATCAAGCAGCCGTTCGAGATCGATCTGGAATATGTGCAGCGCATGATGGGCTGGCTGATGTTTGTCGAGCCGGCTGCCGTCACTCAGCGCCATGCCATGCAGCTGGGGCTGGGGGCTGCGGCCATCACCAAGTTCTGCCACAAGAAGCTGCGCATGAAGACCACGGCCATCGAGATCAATCCGCAGGTGCTTGCCGTGTGCCGCAGCTGGTTCAAGCTGCCGCCCGATAGCAGCACGCTGCAGGTGGTGCTGGCCGATGCGGCCCAGGAAATCAAAAAGCCTCAGTGGCAGGGCACGGTGGATGCGCTGGCCGTGGATCTGTACGACCATGAGGCAGCGGCTCCGGTACTCGATAGTGCCGAGTTCTATGCCGATTGCCGCAATCTGTTGACGGAAGACGGCATCATGACCGTCAACCTGTTTGGCCGTTCATCGAGCTTTGACAAAAGCCTGGCGCAGATGGCCCAGGCTTTTGGCGAGGAGGCGCTTTGGGCTTTCAAGCCTACGCGTGAAGGCAACACCGTGGTGCTGGCTCAGCGCACGCCGCGCGCTCTGGATGCTGCAGCGCTGCAAGCGGCCAGCGAAGTGGTGCAGGCGCGTTGGGACTTGCCTACGGGGCGCTGGCCCAAGGTGTTTGGCCCGGCCAAGGACGCGGGTGCCAGCCCCAAGGCGGCAAAGCCTAAAACGGCCAAGGCGGCTGGTGCGGGTGCCAAAAAGGCCTGA
- a CDS encoding FlxA-like family protein, with the protein MTISALSTSSASSASGSGNTASRIQQLQKQLRDATRELKEVANGSGDAETKKQQAELLQMRIQMLQSQIEALQNQQNQQAQKQPSPAKAVEAATAQRPPQSGGLGSLLDEYV; encoded by the coding sequence ATGACGATCAGCGCACTCTCCACCTCTTCTGCCAGTTCCGCCTCCGGCAGTGGCAACACGGCGTCTCGCATCCAACAGCTGCAAAAGCAGCTCAGGGATGCAACCCGGGAACTCAAGGAGGTCGCCAATGGCAGCGGCGATGCCGAGACCAAGAAGCAGCAGGCCGAGTTGCTGCAGATGCGCATCCAGATGCTGCAGTCGCAGATAGAGGCATTGCAAAATCAGCAAAACCAGCAAGCGCAGAAGCAGCCATCGCCTGCCAAGGCCGTGGAAGCCGCCACGGCTCAGCGCCCGCCTCAAAGCGGCGGCCTGGGGTCGCTGCTGGATGAATACGTCTGA
- a CDS encoding GspE/PulE family protein: MLEDGLVTAQEAERVTMRCSSAESAQHPLVRLANVGVVHAGTGKTLDIEELTQYLGKRSGLVYLRIDPLRVDVGRVGDVMSASYAERHKVLPVQVSGSEVVIATAEPFQDDWVAEVERQARRSVRCVVANPLDIKRFTAEFFALAKSVRAAEKAGGAASAASFEQLVELGKSNKQLDANDQGVVKVVDWLWQYAFDQRASDIHLEPRREQGVIRFRIDGVLHPVYQMPMGVLNAMVARIKLLGRMDVVEKRRPLDGRIKTRNPRGEEVEMRLSTLPTAFGEKMVMRIFDPENTVKNLDALGFSAHDAQRWEELVKRPHGIILVTGPTGSGKTTTLYSTLKRVATEEVNVSTVEDPIEMIEPSFNQTQVQPQLDFNFTEGLRALMRQDPDIIMVGEIRDLATAEMAVQAALTGHLVFSTLHTNDAPSAVSRLMELGVPAYLINATLLGVLAQRLVRTLCASCKQRDEAATVDGLAETVKPWKLSGSYQPYKPVGCEDCRMTGFKGRMGLYELLIVTEALKQQIHEAPSMDVLRRQAVSDGMRPLRLAGALRVAEGVTTLPEVLACTPLMS, encoded by the coding sequence CTGCTGGAAGATGGGCTGGTGACCGCGCAAGAGGCCGAACGCGTCACCATGCGCTGTTCGTCGGCTGAAAGTGCCCAGCATCCTCTGGTGCGTCTGGCCAATGTGGGCGTGGTGCATGCCGGGACCGGCAAAACCCTGGATATCGAGGAGCTGACCCAGTACCTGGGCAAGCGCAGCGGGCTGGTCTATTTGCGCATCGATCCGCTGCGGGTGGATGTGGGGCGTGTGGGCGATGTGATGAGCGCCAGCTATGCCGAGCGCCACAAGGTGCTGCCCGTGCAGGTCAGCGGCAGCGAGGTGGTGATTGCCACGGCCGAACCTTTTCAGGACGACTGGGTGGCCGAGGTGGAGCGCCAGGCGCGTCGCAGCGTGCGCTGCGTGGTGGCCAATCCTCTGGATATCAAGCGCTTTACGGCCGAATTTTTTGCACTGGCCAAGTCCGTGCGCGCGGCGGAAAAAGCCGGTGGTGCGGCCAGCGCCGCCAGCTTCGAGCAACTGGTGGAGCTGGGCAAGAGCAACAAGCAGCTCGATGCCAACGACCAGGGCGTGGTCAAGGTGGTGGACTGGCTGTGGCAGTACGCTTTTGACCAGCGTGCCAGCGATATCCACCTGGAGCCCCGGCGCGAGCAGGGCGTTATCCGCTTTCGCATCGATGGCGTGCTGCATCCGGTCTATCAAATGCCCATGGGCGTGCTGAACGCCATGGTGGCCCGCATCAAGCTGCTGGGTCGCATGGATGTGGTGGAAAAACGCAGACCGCTCGATGGCCGCATCAAGACCCGCAACCCGCGTGGCGAAGAAGTGGAAATGCGTTTGTCCACTTTGCCCACGGCTTTTGGCGAGAAGATGGTGATGCGTATTTTCGATCCCGAGAACACGGTCAAGAATCTGGATGCGCTGGGCTTTAGCGCCCATGACGCACAGCGCTGGGAAGAACTGGTCAAGCGCCCGCACGGCATTATTTTGGTCACCGGACCCACGGGTTCGGGCAAGACCACCACGCTGTATTCCACCTTGAAGCGGGTAGCGACCGAGGAGGTCAACGTCAGCACCGTGGAAGACCCCATCGAAATGATCGAGCCCAGCTTCAATCAGACCCAGGTGCAGCCCCAGCTGGATTTCAACTTCACCGAAGGCCTGCGCGCGCTCATGCGCCAGGACCCGGACATCATCATGGTGGGCGAGATCCGCGATCTGGCCACGGCCGAAATGGCGGTGCAGGCCGCACTGACTGGGCATCTGGTGTTCTCCACCCTGCACACCAACGACGCCCCCAGCGCCGTGAGCCGCTTGATGGAGCTGGGCGTGCCGGCCTATCTGATCAACGCCACCTTGCTGGGAGTGCTGGCCCAGCGCCTGGTGCGTACGCTGTGCGCCAGCTGCAAGCAGCGCGACGAGGCGGCGACGGTGGATGGGCTGGCCGAGACCGTCAAGCCCTGGAAGCTCTCCGGCAGCTACCAGCCCTACAAGCCCGTGGGCTGCGAGGATTGCCGCATGACGGGCTTCAAGGGGCGCATGGGCCTGTATGAGTTGCTGATCGTGACCGAAGCCCTCAAGCAGCAGATTCACGAAGCGCCTTCCATGGATGTCTTGCGTCGTCAGGCAGTGAGCGATGGCATGCGCCCACTTCGGCTGGCGGGAGCCTTGCGTGTGGCCGAAGGCGTCACCACCTTGCCCGAGGTGCTGGCCTGCACGCCGCTCATGTCCTGA
- a CDS encoding tripartite tricarboxylate transporter TctB family protein, with the protein MNIKSQKDFFSGLMFLVVGLAFAIGASNYTIGSGARMGPGYFPLILGVLMAILGAAICVSGLTKGPQGGDKIGKWAWKPVFFVLAANFAFGILLVGVPQLHIPQFGLIIAIYALVFIASLAGQTFNLKETAILATTLAVGSYFAFVWALNLQFPVWPSFIAG; encoded by the coding sequence GTGAATATCAAGAGCCAGAAAGACTTTTTCTCCGGTCTGATGTTCTTGGTCGTCGGACTCGCTTTTGCGATCGGCGCATCCAACTACACCATCGGTTCGGGCGCTCGTATGGGCCCCGGCTACTTTCCTCTCATTCTGGGTGTGCTGATGGCCATCCTGGGCGCAGCCATCTGCGTATCCGGGCTGACCAAGGGCCCGCAAGGTGGGGACAAGATCGGCAAGTGGGCCTGGAAACCCGTGTTCTTCGTTCTAGCTGCCAACTTCGCGTTCGGTATCTTGCTGGTTGGCGTGCCTCAGCTGCACATCCCCCAGTTCGGTCTGATCATCGCGATTTATGCCCTGGTCTTCATTGCCAGCCTGGCCGGTCAGACCTTCAACCTCAAGGAAACAGCAATCCTGGCCACCACTCTGGCCGTGGGCAGCTATTTCGCTTTCGTGTGGGCGCTGAATCTGCAGTTCCCCGTGTGGCCTAGCTTCATCGCTGGCTAA
- a CDS encoding tripartite tricarboxylate transporter permease, translating into MDLINNLSIGFGVAFTFQNLIYCFVGCLLGTLIGVLPGIGPVATIAMLLPATYALPPVAALIMLAGIYYGAQYGGSTTAILVNLPGESSSVVTVIDGYQMARKGRAGPALAAAGIGSFFAGCVGTIILAAFAPPLTEVAFKFGPAEYFSLMTLGLIGAVVLASGSLLKAIAMIVLGLLLGMVGTDVNSGVARYSFDIPELTDGIDFVVIAMGVFGYGEIIANLSKPDDEREVFAAKVTGLMPTKEDFKRMLPAMLRGTALGSALGILPGGGAMLSAFAAYTIEKKTKLKPGEVPFGQGNIRGVCAPESANNAGSQTSFIPLLTLGIPPNAVMALMVGAMTIHNIQPGPQVMTSNPELFWGLIASMWIGNLMLIILNLPLIGVWIKLLTVPYRWLFPSIVLFCAIGVYGTNNNAWDVWMVGIFGFIGYVFHKLGTEPAPLLLGFILGPMMEENLRRALLLSRGDWSVFVTRPISAGLLIAAVILLVVVLMPAVKNKREEAFVED; encoded by the coding sequence ATGGATCTGATTAATAACTTGTCGATAGGTTTTGGCGTGGCTTTCACGTTCCAGAACCTGATCTACTGCTTTGTGGGCTGTCTGCTCGGTACGCTGATTGGCGTGTTGCCAGGCATCGGCCCAGTGGCGACCATCGCCATGTTGCTGCCCGCAACTTACGCTCTGCCCCCTGTGGCGGCGCTGATCATGCTGGCCGGTATTTACTACGGCGCACAGTACGGTGGCTCCACCACCGCCATTCTGGTGAACCTGCCAGGTGAGTCCTCGTCTGTGGTGACCGTGATCGACGGTTACCAGATGGCCCGAAAAGGCCGGGCGGGCCCCGCGCTGGCGGCTGCCGGTATCGGTTCCTTCTTCGCGGGTTGCGTGGGCACCATCATCTTGGCTGCCTTTGCTCCTCCGCTGACCGAAGTGGCCTTCAAGTTCGGCCCTGCCGAGTACTTCTCGCTGATGACCCTGGGTCTGATCGGTGCTGTGGTGCTGGCTTCCGGCTCGCTGCTCAAGGCTATTGCCATGATCGTGCTGGGTCTGCTGCTGGGCATGGTTGGTACCGACGTGAACTCCGGTGTCGCCCGCTACAGCTTTGACATTCCCGAACTGACCGACGGCATCGACTTCGTGGTGATCGCCATGGGTGTGTTCGGTTACGGCGAAATCATTGCCAACCTGTCCAAGCCCGATGACGAGCGTGAAGTGTTTGCTGCCAAGGTGACCGGCCTGATGCCCACCAAGGAAGACTTCAAGCGCATGCTGCCAGCCATGCTGCGCGGTACGGCTCTGGGTTCGGCTCTGGGTATCTTGCCCGGTGGCGGTGCCATGCTGTCGGCTTTCGCTGCCTACACGATTGAAAAGAAGACTAAGCTCAAGCCCGGCGAAGTTCCTTTCGGTCAAGGCAACATCCGTGGTGTGTGCGCTCCCGAGTCGGCCAACAACGCCGGTTCGCAGACTTCGTTCATTCCTCTGCTGACTCTGGGTATTCCCCCCAATGCCGTGATGGCGCTGATGGTGGGTGCCATGACGATTCACAACATTCAGCCCGGCCCTCAGGTGATGACCAGCAACCCAGAACTGTTCTGGGGTCTGATCGCCTCCATGTGGATTGGTAACCTGATGCTGATCATCTTGAACCTGCCGCTGATCGGCGTCTGGATCAAGCTGCTGACCGTGCCTTACCGCTGGTTGTTCCCCTCCATCGTGTTGTTCTGCGCTATCGGCGTGTACGGTACCAACAACAATGCATGGGACGTGTGGATGGTCGGTATCTTCGGTTTCATCGGCTATGTGTTCCACAAGCTGGGTACCGAACCTGCACCTCTGCTGCTGGGCTTCATTCTGGGCCCGATGATGGAAGAAAACCTGCGCCGTGCACTGCTGCTGTCGCGTGGTGACTGGAGCGTGTTTGTGACGCGTCCCATCTCTGCCGGCCTGCTGATCGCTGCAGTGATCCTGCTGGTCGTGGTGCTGATGCCTGCGGTGAAGAACAAGCGCGAAGAGGCTTTTGTGGAAGACTGA
- a CDS encoding DUF3422 domain-containing protein, whose product MALSLLPAQHPQRVLLHNEIHARPAEIMQAPLAITHMVMLTDAAQREASREHVAALLRNHHRPLPDATTTHVLIDLGAFRLRWEQHTEFVAWTFSRPMAQASVADVREPETAIDTVPHDWLTALPGQCLSSLHLWVCKENAVDGAYLVRHMLQADTVVGSRVAADAGKIYTDFAIHADGFSRMLLLAGDELSPRRLGRLVQRLLEIETYRMAALLGLPAARKAASVLATAERELAELAHSIRSADSDNEPALLDRLTRLAGQVESEYAATHSRFSASSAYFELVDKRIQELQESRLDGIQTIREFMDRRLTPARSTCEWATRRQDALSERVSRVSSLLRTRVEIEQQQSSQQLLGTMNQRQGMQLKLQSTVEGLSVAAITYYITGLISYLAKGGSKLGWPWSPESTAAVAIPVVAFSVWWSLRRLHHKLFGKQH is encoded by the coding sequence ATGGCTTTGTCTTTACTACCGGCCCAGCACCCGCAGCGGGTGCTGCTGCACAACGAAATTCATGCGCGGCCCGCCGAGATCATGCAGGCGCCGCTGGCCATCACGCATATGGTGATGCTCACCGATGCCGCGCAGCGCGAAGCCAGCCGCGAACATGTGGCGGCACTGCTGCGCAACCATCACCGGCCCTTGCCCGATGCCACCACCACCCATGTGCTGATCGACCTGGGGGCGTTTCGCCTGCGCTGGGAGCAGCACACCGAATTTGTGGCCTGGACTTTTTCCAGGCCTATGGCTCAGGCCTCGGTGGCCGATGTGCGTGAACCTGAAACCGCGATTGATACCGTGCCGCATGACTGGCTGACGGCTTTGCCCGGCCAGTGCCTGAGCAGCTTGCACCTCTGGGTCTGCAAGGAAAACGCGGTCGATGGCGCTTATCTGGTGCGCCATATGTTGCAGGCCGACACGGTGGTGGGTTCGCGGGTGGCGGCAGATGCCGGCAAGATCTATACCGACTTTGCCATCCATGCCGATGGATTCTCGCGCATGCTGCTGCTGGCGGGTGACGAGTTATCGCCCAGGCGCCTGGGCCGCCTGGTGCAGCGCCTGCTGGAAATTGAGACTTACCGCATGGCTGCCTTGCTGGGCTTGCCTGCCGCGCGAAAGGCCGCCAGCGTGCTGGCCACGGCCGAGCGGGAACTGGCCGAGCTGGCCCATTCCATCCGCTCTGCAGACAGCGACAACGAACCCGCCTTGCTGGATCGTCTGACGCGTCTGGCCGGTCAGGTCGAGAGCGAATATGCCGCCACGCATTCGCGGTTCTCGGCCAGTTCCGCCTATTTCGAGTTGGTGGACAAGCGTATTCAGGAGCTTCAGGAATCGCGTCTGGATGGCATACAGACCATCCGGGAGTTCATGGACCGACGTTTGACGCCGGCCCGCAGCACCTGCGAATGGGCGACGCGACGCCAGGATGCGCTGTCCGAGCGGGTGTCGCGTGTCAGCAGTCTGCTGCGCACACGGGTGGAGATCGAACAACAGCAAAGCAGCCAGCAACTGCTGGGCACCATGAACCAGCGCCAGGGCATGCAGCTCAAGCTGCAGTCCACGGTGGAGGGCTTGTCCGTGGCGGCCATCACCTACTACATCACCGGTTTGATCAGCTATCTGGCCAAGGGCGGCTCCAAGCTGGGCTGGCCCTGGTCGCCGGAGTCCACGGCCGCCGTGGCCATTCCGGTGGTGGCCTTCAGTGTCTGGTGGTCGTTGCGACGCTTGCATCACAAGCTGTTTGGCAAGCAGCACTAG
- a CDS encoding SDR family oxidoreductase, which yields MDLGIAGKWALVCGASKGLGFGCAKALVQEGVNVVINARNAEALQGAVAELQTLAPSVTVLGVAADITTEQGRAAVFSVPQGPGVDFDIVVTNAGGPPPGDFRDWDRQAWLKAVDGNMLTPIDLIKATVDGMAARGFGRIINITSSAVKAPIDILGLSNGARSGLTGFVAGLARSPLAAKGVTINNLLPGKFDTDRLGATFAAAAGKSGKSSDEVRALQQAQVPAKRFGTPEEFGAICAFLCSRHAGYLTGQNILPDGGLYPGTY from the coding sequence ATGGATTTGGGTATTGCGGGCAAGTGGGCCCTGGTTTGTGGCGCCAGCAAAGGTCTGGGCTTTGGTTGTGCCAAGGCGCTGGTGCAGGAGGGCGTGAACGTCGTCATCAATGCGCGCAATGCCGAAGCCTTGCAGGGCGCCGTCGCCGAACTCCAGACGCTGGCTCCCAGCGTCACCGTGCTCGGTGTTGCTGCAGACATCACCACCGAGCAAGGCCGCGCCGCGGTTTTCTCCGTGCCCCAAGGCCCGGGAGTGGACTTCGACATCGTGGTGACCAATGCCGGCGGTCCGCCTCCAGGCGACTTCCGCGACTGGGATCGTCAGGCCTGGCTGAAGGCGGTGGACGGCAATATGCTGACTCCCATCGATCTGATCAAGGCCACGGTGGATGGCATGGCCGCGCGCGGTTTTGGCCGCATCATCAACATCACCTCCAGCGCCGTCAAAGCGCCTATCGATATTCTGGGCCTGTCCAACGGTGCTCGCAGCGGCCTGACCGGCTTTGTCGCGGGTTTGGCACGCAGCCCATTGGCCGCCAAGGGCGTGACCATCAACAATTTACTGCCCGGCAAGTTCGATACCGACCGTCTGGGCGCCACCTTCGCCGCTGCGGCGGGCAAAAGTGGCAAGAGTTCCGATGAAGTGCGGGCCTTGCAGCAGGCCCAGGTGCCAGCCAAGCGCTTTGGCACGCCAGAAGAATTTGGCGCCATCTGCGCGTTTCTGTGCAGCCGTCATGCAGGCTATCTGACAGGGCAGAACATCTTGCCCGACGGCGGTCTGTACCCTGGAACCTATTGA
- a CDS encoding EAL domain-containing protein, with amino-acid sequence MPLTKLAQSAIHPPGLSRRVWGLLILLLLAWVAGMAVVGWNLQTRSAEELVPADWRLAAWGLGLALLAFTALLLVAWMSLRAYRLKLHSMQQTAAQSEQRLEQALRSMHSGFLLLDAQWRIQVWNSCYEALFPWQKAQLVSGRPLLQLFDVADQGLSPLQLGKLKALHEQLLAQPGKPLEQQLPAGHFVQLTARVVAEGGLAITYQDVSDIRMAAAEIESLAFYDSLTHLPNRRLLLDRLTQATVQAQRDGWYGALLFLDLDHFKLLNDTLGHATGDQLLQQVAKRLRSAVRASDTVARLGGDEFVIMLCELARTEAEAATLAQRVGEKILERLNQSFTLGEHEHRSACSMGVTLFGQLQLSSAGELIKQADIAMHQIKVRSGSGLCFFDPQMQVEIHQRARMEGDLRLALEKSQFELHYQPQFTLSGQVIGAEALLRWRHPERGLVPPGMFIAVAEESEIIIPLGMWVIEQACEQLAIWKRDSRLSHLQVAVNVSAKQFRHADFADRVIEVVERAGIAPQLLKLELTESLVIENVQQTIATMKQLRNHGLCFSMDDFGTGQSSLTYLTQLPLHQLKIDQSFVRHMGQRHSDDVIVQTIIGMARNLNLEVIAEGVETLEQRTMLARYGCELFQGYFFSPPVPVQKFEQLISCTPVCDRTGMRA; translated from the coding sequence ATGCCACTGACCAAGCTTGCGCAATCTGCCATCCATCCTCCTGGCCTGAGCCGCAGGGTGTGGGGGCTGCTGATTCTGCTTTTGCTGGCATGGGTCGCGGGTATGGCTGTCGTCGGCTGGAACCTGCAGACCCGTTCTGCCGAGGAACTGGTCCCTGCCGACTGGCGCCTGGCAGCCTGGGGGCTGGGTCTGGCGCTGCTGGCGTTTACCGCGCTATTGCTCGTTGCATGGATGAGTTTGCGTGCTTATCGACTCAAGCTGCACTCCATGCAGCAAACGGCTGCGCAGTCCGAGCAGCGGCTGGAGCAGGCGCTGCGCAGCATGCACAGCGGCTTTTTGCTGCTGGATGCGCAGTGGCGAATTCAGGTTTGGAACTCCTGTTACGAAGCACTTTTTCCCTGGCAAAAAGCGCAGCTCGTGTCAGGCAGGCCTTTGTTGCAGCTGTTTGATGTGGCAGACCAGGGCCTGAGCCCGCTACAGCTGGGCAAGCTCAAAGCTCTGCATGAACAGTTGCTGGCGCAACCTGGCAAGCCGTTGGAGCAGCAATTGCCTGCCGGCCATTTTGTGCAGCTGACGGCCCGTGTGGTTGCCGAGGGCGGCCTGGCCATCACTTACCAGGACGTGAGCGATATCCGCATGGCGGCCGCTGAGATTGAAAGCCTGGCTTTCTATGACTCGCTGACCCATTTGCCCAATCGCCGCTTGCTGCTAGACAGGCTGACGCAGGCCACGGTGCAGGCCCAGCGTGATGGCTGGTATGGCGCCTTGCTGTTTCTGGATTTGGACCACTTCAAGTTGCTCAACGACACCCTGGGCCATGCGACGGGAGACCAGTTGCTGCAGCAGGTGGCCAAGCGCCTGCGCTCTGCGGTGCGCGCTTCCGATACGGTGGCGCGCTTGGGCGGTGACGAGTTTGTGATCATGCTGTGCGAGCTGGCTCGCACCGAGGCCGAGGCTGCCACCTTGGCTCAGCGCGTGGGCGAGAAGATTTTGGAGCGCCTGAATCAGAGCTTCACTTTGGGTGAGCATGAGCATCGCAGCGCCTGCAGCATGGGGGTGACGTTGTTTGGTCAGCTTCAGCTTTCATCGGCGGGCGAGCTGATCAAGCAGGCCGATATTGCCATGCACCAGATCAAGGTCAGAAGCGGCAGCGGCCTGTGTTTTTTCGACCCGCAGATGCAGGTCGAAATCCACCAGCGCGCGCGCATGGAAGGGGATTTGCGCCTGGCGCTGGAGAAGTCGCAGTTCGAACTGCACTACCAGCCGCAGTTCACGCTGTCGGGCCAGGTGATCGGCGCAGAAGCCTTGCTGCGCTGGCGTCACCCCGAGCGCGGTCTGGTGCCGCCCGGCATGTTCATTGCGGTGGCCGAGGAAAGCGAGATCATCATTCCCTTGGGCATGTGGGTGATAGAGCAGGCTTGCGAGCAACTGGCGATCTGGAAAAGAGATTCGCGCTTGAGCCATTTGCAGGTGGCGGTGAACGTGAGCGCCAAGCAGTTTCGCCATGCAGATTTTGCGGACCGCGTGATTGAAGTCGTGGAGCGTGCCGGCATTGCGCCGCAGCTGCTAAAGCTGGAGTTGACGGAATCTCTGGTGATAGAGAACGTGCAGCAAACCATTGCAACCATGAAACAGCTGCGCAATCACGGCCTGTGTTTTTCCATGGATGACTTCGGCACCGGCCAGTCCTCGCTGACCTATCTGACCCAGCTGCCGCTGCATCAGCTCAAAATCGACCAGTCCTTTGTGCGCCATATGGGCCAGCGGCACAGCGACGATGTGATCGTGCAGACCATCATCGGCATGGCCCGCAACCTGAATCTGGAAGTGATTGCCGAAGGCGTTGAGACGCTGGAGCAACGCACCATGCTGGCCCGCTACGGCTGCGAGCTGTTCCAGGGCTATTTCTTCAGCCCGCCGGTGCCGGTGCAGAAGTTCGAACAGTTGATCAGCTGCACGCCGGTCTGCGATCGCACCGGCATGCGCGCCTAG